Proteins from one Flavobacterium branchiarum genomic window:
- a CDS encoding ribonuclease Z, which translates to MKLTILGCYAATPRTLTNPTSQVLEIKNRLFLIDCGEGTQVQLRKNKVKFSKINHVFISHLHGDHFFGLIGLISTFSLLGRTTDLHIHGPKGIKEIILLQLKLSSSWTNYGLFFHELKSDESEIVFEDQKVIVRTIPLKHRVYTNGFLFQEKLSERKLDIDAVQHYNIDTCYFQKIKNGGDITLDDGTIIANEKLSSDPLPPKSYAFCSDTVYHEAVIPIIENVDVLYHESTFLQSEESLALKTLHSTAKEAATIALKANAKQLVLGHYSTRYESIELFKEEAETVFPNVLLADDGRSFEF; encoded by the coding sequence TTGAAATTAACAATATTAGGCTGTTATGCCGCAACCCCAAGAACACTTACCAATCCAACTTCGCAGGTATTAGAAATAAAAAATAGATTGTTTCTTATAGATTGTGGAGAAGGAACTCAGGTACAATTGCGTAAAAACAAAGTGAAATTTTCTAAAATTAATCATGTTTTTATTTCGCATTTACATGGAGATCATTTTTTCGGACTCATCGGATTAATATCTACATTCAGCCTTTTGGGCAGAACTACAGATTTACATATTCATGGACCAAAAGGAATTAAAGAAATCATTTTGCTTCAGCTAAAACTATCTAGTTCGTGGACAAATTATGGTTTGTTTTTTCATGAGTTGAAATCAGATGAAAGTGAAATTGTTTTTGAAGACCAAAAGGTTATTGTAAGGACTATACCATTAAAGCACCGTGTATATACCAACGGGTTTTTATTTCAAGAGAAATTAAGTGAAAGAAAACTTGATATCGATGCAGTTCAACATTATAATATTGATACTTGTTACTTTCAGAAAATTAAAAATGGAGGAGATATAACTTTGGATGATGGAACAATCATTGCAAACGAAAAACTATCATCTGATCCTTTGCCTCCCAAAAGTTATGCATTTTGTTCTGATACAGTATATCATGAGGCTGTAATTCCTATTATAGAAAATGTTGATGTCTTGTATCATGAAAGCACCTTTTTACAATCTGAAGAAAGCCTAGCATTAAAAACATTACATTCAACTGCAAAAGAAGCGGCTACAATTGCTTTAAAAGCCAATGCTAAACAACTGGTTCTAGGACATTACTCTACTAGATATGAAAGTATTGAATTGTTTAAAGAAGAAGCAGAAACTGTCTTTCCGAACGTCCTATTGGCAGATGATGGAAGAAGTTTTGAATTTTAA
- the pdxH gene encoding pyridoxamine 5'-phosphate oxidase translates to MNDLSNYRKSYEKSELLETTIPEDPINLFNRWFHEVEDFGGVDEVNAMTVSTIGLDGFPKSRVVLLKKFSEEGFIFYTNYNSEKGKAIQNNPHVCLSFFWPNSERQVIIKGIATKTAEAVSDGYFDTRPDGSKLGAIVSNQSEVIPSRTFLEENLKALEKEFEGKAIPRPKHWGGFLVTPVEVEFWQGRPNRLHDRIRYVTQADYSWKIERLSS, encoded by the coding sequence ATGAATGATTTAAGTAATTATAGAAAATCCTACGAGAAAAGTGAATTACTAGAAACCACAATTCCAGAAGATCCTATTAATCTTTTTAATAGATGGTTTCATGAGGTAGAAGATTTTGGTGGCGTTGATGAAGTAAATGCAATGACTGTTTCTACCATAGGTTTGGATGGTTTTCCTAAATCGAGAGTGGTGTTATTGAAGAAATTCTCAGAAGAAGGTTTTATTTTTTACACTAATTATAATTCTGAAAAAGGGAAAGCGATACAGAATAATCCACACGTTTGTTTGTCTTTTTTTTGGCCAAATTCAGAACGTCAGGTAATAATAAAAGGTATTGCTACAAAGACAGCTGAGGCAGTCTCTGATGGATATTTTGATACAAGACCAGACGGAAGCAAACTAGGCGCGATTGTATCTAATCAGAGTGAGGTTATTCCGTCACGCACTTTTTTAGAAGAAAATTTAAAAGCTTTAGAGAAAGAATTTGAAGGAAAAGCAATTCCTAGACCTAAACATTGGGGAGGATTTCTTGTTACTCCAGTTGAGGTTGAGTTTTGGCAGGGTAGGCCAAATCGTTTACATGATAGAATTCGGTATGTTACGCAAGCGGATTATTCATGGAAGATTGAGAGGCTTTCGTCTTAA
- a CDS encoding CAP domain-containing protein: MKLKNHILSLLIIVFTMNSCASDSVDSVSNKELSVSSAVVTDYTYDQSELETMKLINEYRVSIGLNELKAINHISFKSDEHNAYMITNKVVNHDDFVARSENIIKVLGAIKVSENVAYNYNTPEAVLKAWLASEGHKRNIEGDFTNFGLAIKIDPVNGRKYYTNIFAKI, from the coding sequence ATGAAACTAAAAAATCATATCCTATCGCTATTGATAATAGTGTTCACAATGAATTCTTGTGCTTCTGATTCAGTTGATTCTGTTTCTAACAAAGAATTAAGTGTTTCTTCTGCAGTTGTTACTGACTATACTTATGATCAGTCTGAACTTGAGACAATGAAATTGATTAATGAATATAGAGTTAGTATCGGATTAAATGAACTAAAAGCAATTAATCATATCTCTTTTAAATCAGACGAGCATAATGCTTATATGATTACTAATAAAGTTGTAAATCATGATGATTTTGTAGCTCGTTCAGAAAATATTATCAAAGTTTTAGGTGCAATTAAAGTTTCTGAGAATGTAGCTTATAATTATAATACACCCGAAGCTGTATTAAAAGCATGGCTTGCAAGTGAAGGGCATAAACGTAATATCGAAGGAGATTTTACGAATTTTGGCTTAGCAATAAAAATTGATCCTGTAAATGGAAGAAAATATTATACTAATATTTTTGCAAAAATATAA
- a CDS encoding OmpA family protein — MKNFTILFITIISVFSTNSYSQQGKIAAGDKKYDNYAYIDAIKTYERVAEKGYKSEDMFKKLGNSYYFNSEFDKASRWYGELFAMNTEVEPEYYYRYAQSLKSAGDIKKANQILDLFNQKSNKDTRAKLYEEDKNYLEQIKLNSGRYKIENAGINSKYSDYGTAFYQNKIVFASARDTGSLGQRKHKWTGEYFTNLYESDIDQDFNLSAPKKFKSKINSKFHESTPVFTKDGKTVYFTRNNYIDGKKGKDENKITLIKIYKATNENNQWTNIMEVPFNSDNYSTAHPALSPDEKTLYFASDMPGTFGQSDIYKVSINNNGGFSSPENLGPGINTEGKETFPFITDENEIYFASDGHPGLGGLDVFVGKLSNKGVSNVQNVGSDINSPQDDFAYVIDTKSRRGFFTSNKEGGEGSDDIYKFIETRRLACVQELYGTITDLATGEVLPNAKLTLYDNNFKIINTGYSDQNGNYTFPVECGLIYNLRAEKEKYTTKEQNVTILKENGRTQLSIALEKSECVVTIGDDLGKCFGIKMIYFDLDKSNIRREAALDLEKILDVLKEHPTMKLDIRSHTDSRQTHKYNEALSDRRAKSTIKWLVQNGIAPNRLTGKGYGETQLVNGCSDGVPCTEAEHQMNRRSEFIITAL, encoded by the coding sequence ATGAAAAATTTCACAATCCTCTTCATAACAATAATAAGTGTTTTTTCAACAAACAGTTATTCACAACAAGGCAAGATTGCAGCTGGTGACAAGAAATATGACAACTATGCTTATATAGATGCCATTAAAACTTATGAACGCGTTGCAGAAAAAGGATACAAATCGGAAGATATGTTTAAGAAACTAGGTAATTCTTATTATTTCAACTCCGAATTTGACAAAGCCTCAAGATGGTATGGCGAATTATTTGCTATGAATACCGAAGTAGAACCAGAATATTATTATCGATACGCACAATCATTAAAATCTGCTGGTGACATAAAAAAAGCCAATCAAATACTAGATTTGTTTAATCAAAAATCAAATAAAGATACTAGAGCTAAACTTTATGAAGAAGATAAAAATTACCTTGAACAGATCAAATTAAACTCTGGGCGCTATAAAATTGAAAATGCAGGTATCAACAGTAAATACTCAGATTATGGTACTGCTTTTTACCAAAACAAAATTGTTTTTGCCTCTGCAAGAGATACAGGAAGTTTAGGTCAACGCAAACATAAATGGACTGGTGAATATTTTACAAATCTTTACGAGTCGGATATTGATCAAGATTTTAATCTAAGTGCTCCCAAAAAATTTAAATCAAAAATAAATTCAAAATTTCATGAATCTACACCTGTTTTCACAAAAGATGGAAAGACTGTTTATTTTACAAGAAACAATTATATTGATGGCAAAAAAGGAAAAGATGAAAACAAAATTACTTTAATAAAAATATACAAAGCTACAAACGAAAATAACCAATGGACTAATATAATGGAAGTTCCATTTAATAGTGATAATTACAGCACAGCACATCCGGCACTAAGTCCTGATGAAAAAACACTCTATTTTGCATCGGATATGCCTGGAACTTTTGGACAATCTGATATATACAAAGTATCTATTAACAACAATGGAGGATTTAGTTCACCAGAAAATTTAGGACCTGGAATCAATACCGAAGGAAAAGAAACATTCCCTTTTATAACTGATGAAAACGAAATTTATTTTGCTTCCGATGGACATCCTGGACTTGGTGGATTAGATGTTTTTGTTGGAAAACTTAGCAATAAAGGAGTTAGTAATGTCCAAAATGTTGGATCTGACATCAATTCCCCTCAAGATGATTTTGCTTATGTAATAGACACCAAATCACGAAGAGGATTCTTTACTTCGAATAAAGAAGGAGGAGAAGGATCAGACGATATTTATAAATTCATAGAAACAAGAAGGTTGGCTTGTGTTCAGGAATTATACGGAACCATAACCGATTTGGCTACAGGAGAAGTATTACCAAATGCAAAATTGACATTGTACGACAATAATTTTAAAATTATAAACACAGGCTATTCAGATCAAAACGGAAATTATACTTTTCCGGTTGAATGTGGTCTAATATACAACCTAAGAGCAGAAAAAGAGAAATATACGACCAAGGAACAAAACGTAACTATTTTAAAAGAAAATGGAAGAACTCAATTATCTATTGCTCTTGAAAAATCAGAATGCGTAGTAACAATTGGAGATGATCTTGGTAAATGTTTTGGTATAAAAATGATTTACTTCGATTTGGATAAATCAAACATTCGTAGAGAAGCGGCATTAGATTTAGAGAAAATTTTAGATGTTTTAAAAGAGCACCCAACTATGAAATTAGACATTCGTTCTCATACTGATAGTCGACAAACTCATAAATACAATGAAGCTTTATCTGATAGAAGAGCAAAATCAACCATAAAATGGCTTGTTCAAAATGGCATTGCTCCAAACAGGTTAACTGGTAAAGGATATGGAGAAACGCAATTAGTAAATGGATGCTCAGATGGAGTACCATGTACCGAAGCAGAACATCAAATGAATAGACGAAGTGAATTCATCATTACTGCCTTATAA
- a CDS encoding PorP/SprF family type IX secretion system membrane protein, with amino-acid sequence MRTKLFSFVLMFTAIVSYAQQDAQFTQYMYNTININPAYAGSRGALSIFGLYRTQWVGLDGAPETSSFSVNTPINNSNLGLGVSLINDKIGPTNENDLSVDLSYTIQTSVNYKLSFGIKATGNLFNLDVDKLNPEQQGDPQFQNFNSVFRPNIGAGVYYHSDKAYIGLSVPNFIETNRYNDNDYAIYKDKINYYAMAGYVFDLDKYEDIKFKPAVLAKIVEGAPLQVDVSANFMFINKFVVGVAYRWSAALSAMVGFQVSDGLYIGYGYDRETTNLNNYNSGSHEIFLRYEIFKNNGKITTPRFF; translated from the coding sequence ATGAGAACAAAATTATTTTCTTTCGTTTTGATGTTTACAGCTATAGTAAGTTACGCTCAACAAGATGCACAATTTACACAATACATGTACAACACCATAAATATCAACCCTGCTTATGCTGGGTCGCGAGGAGCTCTAAGTATTTTTGGTTTATACCGTACTCAATGGGTTGGACTTGATGGTGCACCTGAGACAAGTAGTTTTTCGGTAAACACACCAATTAACAACAGTAATTTAGGTTTAGGAGTATCATTAATCAATGACAAAATTGGTCCCACTAATGAGAATGATTTATCTGTAGACCTATCTTACACTATACAAACATCGGTAAACTATAAACTTTCCTTTGGTATTAAAGCCACTGGTAATTTATTTAATTTAGATGTAGATAAATTAAATCCTGAACAGCAAGGTGATCCTCAATTTCAGAATTTTAATAGTGTCTTTAGACCAAATATTGGAGCTGGGGTGTATTATCACTCAGATAAGGCATACATCGGATTATCGGTACCAAACTTTATCGAAACCAATCGCTATAATGATAATGATTATGCCATTTACAAAGATAAAATCAATTATTATGCTATGGCTGGTTATGTATTTGATTTAGACAAATATGAAGATATCAAATTTAAACCTGCTGTACTTGCCAAAATAGTAGAGGGAGCACCATTACAAGTTGATGTTTCGGCTAATTTCATGTTCATCAACAAGTTTGTAGTTGGTGTTGCCTATAGATGGAGTGCTGCATTAAGCGCAATGGTTGGGTTTCAAGTTAGCGATGGACTATATATCGGATATGGTTATGATCGTGAAACTACAAACTTAAACAACTATAATTCTGGGTCGCATGAAATATTCTTGCGCTATGAAATATTCAAAAACAACGGTAAAATTACAACCCCACGTTTCTTCTAA